TCCTTTCAATAACAATGTTATTATAACATAATGGAGATACGGCGGAGGTGTTCCAGTGCTAGCTAACGATCAGGAAAGTCTCGTTGACACGGGGCGCATATACGTTAAGGCAGGAGATGGAGGAAATGGTTCAGTTTCCTTCAGAAGAGAGAAGTACATACCCTTTGGAGGTCCTGACGGCGGCGATGGCGGCAGGGGTGGCCATGTCTTTCTCAGATCGACCAATTCAATAAACACGCTCTATGAATTCAAACGCAAGAAGAAATTCATCGCTCAAAGCGGGGAGAGCGGTCACGGTTCAAATATGGCCGGAAAGAAGGGAAAGGATCTGGTTATAAGAGTGCCCGTTGGGACGATTGCATATGACGCGGAGAGTGGAGAGATCATTGCCGACCTTTGCAATCCCGGTCAAATCGTTGCGATTGCCAGAGGCGGAAAGGGTGGAAGGGGCAATGCGAGGTTCGTCTCTTCAACGAATCAGGCGCCCAAGGCAGCAGAAAATGGAGAGCCCGGCGAGGAACTCTTTGTTCGGCTGGAGCTGAAGATTCTGGCCGATGTTGCACTGGTCGGGTTCCCAAACGTCGGAAAATCGACGCTCATTTCCGTTATGTCGAATGCTAGACCGAAGATAGCAAATTATCACTTCACAACCCTCTCGCCCAATCTCGGAGTTGTTATGGCGAATGACGAACAGGGATACATAGTGGCAGACGTTCCGGGTTTAATCAAAGGAGCACATCAGGGTGTCGGTCTCGGCCACAGCTTTTTGAGGCACATAGAGAGATGCAAGACTATAGTTCATCTCCTGGACATCTCTGAGAGCGAGGGAAGAGACTTCCTTCAGGATTATGACGATATTCGTTACGAGCTTGAATTCTACAAGAAGGAGCTGGCCGATAAGCCCGAGATAGTAGTTGCAAACAAGTGCGATCTTCTTCCTCAAGAAGAACGTGAAAACAAGCTGGAGATATTCAGGAAGAAGATCGGCAAAGATATTATTCCAATCTCGGCTGCTACTCGCGAGGGAGTCAATGCGTTGAAAGAGACGATCTGGAAAAACGTTGAAAGCGATCATTCCTACTTGTCGTCGATGAAGGTTGAAGAAGAGCTTCCTTTGCCCCAGGTCGAACCGGTTGTGCTTACCGCTCCCTATCCGGAAGACTTCAGAGTTGAGAAAGATTCTGAAGGCAGATATGTTGTTCTTGGACCGGCCGTTGATTTCTACACGAGAAAAATCAGAGCTTTCAAATACAGGGACCGTTTCATAATGGACAAGCTGGAAAAGGGAGGACTCTCTTCAAAACTTAGGAATGCGGGGATTGAGGAAGGAGACACTGTAGTTATTGATGACAAAGAATATGTGTTCAAAGATTAAGATAGGCATCTTCGGAGGTTCTTTCGACCCGGTTCATATGGGACATGTGGCTGTAGCGACCCGGGCGATCGAGAAACTACGGCTTGAGAAGCTTTATGTTATTCCAGCGTACATTCCTCCTCACAAAGTTTCCAGTACGGTTGCACCATACGACCTGAGAAGATCTTGGCTCAAGAAGGTTTTCTGTGAAGTCGAGCAAGCGTGTGTGTCTGATTATGAAAGAGAAAGGGGAGGAATCTCTTATTCACTCTTCACGGTCAGGCACTTCGCAGAGGTTCACGGCTGCAAACCGTTTCTCGTTATCGGCGAGGACAGCTTAGTTACTCTGGAGAGTTGGTATGAATACAAAGCTCTACTGAACGAAGCGACAATAGTGGTTTATCCGAGAAGTGAAGGCAGTGTGGACTTGCCCTCCGTCGAGAAAGTTGTCTGGCTGGACGCACCTCGTTTCGACTTATCGTCGACTGAGATTCGGAAGAAGATTGTGGAAGGCAAGTCGATTGAAGGGTTGGTTCCCGATTCAATACTGGACGAGGTAACGACTTACTATGGATAAGCAAATCGGGCTCTCTCCCATGGCTGGATATACAGATGAGGTAATGAGGCAGCTTTCGCTCGAATGTGGAGCGGATTTTGTTTTCAGTGAGATGATTAGCGTAGAAGGTGTCCTAAGGGGATCGGGAAAAACAGACGAGATAATCCCGTCAGCCCCTACGAGAATACAGCTCTTTGGTTCATGCGTATCGAGAATGGCGAAGGCAGCCGCCCGGCTTAACGGCATAGCGACCTGGATCGATATTAACGCCGGCTGTCCTGTAAGAAAAGTAACGAGAAGAGGGGCAGGGAGCGCCTTGCTAAGAACACCTGAAAAAATCGCTGAGATGATTGTCGCCCTGAAAGAGACGGTCGATATTCCTGTTTCAGTCAAGATAAGACTCGGCATCGAAAACATCGAAACGGAAGAGATCATCTACCCGATATTGAAAGCAAAACCCAAAGCGGTCTTCATTCACGGCAGAACCGTATCGCAAGGCTATTCGGGGGCAGCGAATTGGGAAGAGATCGAGCGTATCACCCAGATTCTTCATTCGGAAGGCATTCTCTCTTACGGTTCTGGCGATATGTATAGCCCTGAGGCGATCGCAAGGGCTTTGAGACAGTATTCGGTAGATGGCGTTGTCGTTGCGAGAGGAGCGATCGGCAATCCCTGGATCTTCAGACAGGCGAGAGACCTCATTGAGTTTGGCTCATACGATAATCTCACGCTTCCCGAAAGACTCAATTACTTTCTTATACACTTCGGAAGGCTTGCCGAGGCGGTTGGTGAAGAACAAGCCGTCAGAGATCTTAGGAAATCATTTGCCGGTTACACACGGAACATAAGGCATGCATCGAATCTCAGAAGTGAATACATGAAGTGCAACTCTCTCTCAGAAGTCAAGGAACTTTTCAGAAATTACATTCCAGAGCGGCAACTTTCCAAATATTGACTCCTTATTCAAGAAATTCAAATGCTTATTGTGTTTCAAGATCCGCTTAGCACGGCAGGCTTCCCGCTTGCAAAGTCGGGATAAGGAGAATTTCACGAGGCAGTGAAGGTTTTCGCCTATGATGCGGCCAGTTGCCCGGGAAGATGAATTCAAGGCATTGATGTTGCGTTGAGTTCTAGAAATGGCGATACTCACTTACTGTCCGTTTTGAGAAAGCGAGAAGAGCTCGGCGGTGAATACGGGTTGGCTGGAATGCGGCCCAAAGTCATCTGTGCTCTGTATGCGATCTCCTGATAAAGGACTCCCTTGTTCTTAAGCAGCTGTTGTTAGTTTCTCGCTTCTAAACTTCAGCTCGGCTACTAGCATTTCGTTTCCTCGGGTTATCTAATCGATCTCTCACAGCTGATCGTATGCCGAACATCTTCCGAAAGAGTGTTAGTTGTCGAACACAAGCTTTACTAACCTCCAAGGTATGATTTTTTCACAAGGTCGTTGTTAAGCAGTTCCTCTCCTTTCCCTTCAAGGACGACCCGCCCCGTTTCAAGTACGTAGGCATAATCGGCCAGCTTCAGTGCACCGAGGGCATTCTGCTCGATCAGGAGAATCGTCTTACCCTCTTCGTGAACTTTTCGAATTACCTTGAATACTTCGCCGACTATTACTGGAGCGAGTCCAAGCGATGGCTCATCGAGCATAAGAAGATCCGGTCTAGACATCAGCGCCCTGCCTATGGCAAGCATCTGCTGCTCACCACCCGAGAGAGTTCCGCCCTTTTGATCCTTTCTCTCTCTCAGTATTGGAAAGAGAGTGTTCACCCATTCAAGATCCCTTTCGATTCCTTCAGAGTCTTTTCTTAGAAATGCCCCAAGCATAAGGTTCTCGATCACCGTGAGGTTCGGAAAGATTCTTCTTCCCTCAGGGACCAGAGTCATTCCTGCCCTCACGATTTCATTTGTGGACTTGTTTGTAATACTCCTTGACTTGAAGACTATCTCGCCATCTTTCACTTTCTTGAGGCCGCAGATGCTTCTCAGAGTTGTCGATTTTCCGGCCCCGTTCGCACCGATAAGCGCGACGATCTTCCCTTCCTCAACGTTGAAAGAGATTCCCTTCAGAGCATGGATGCCTCCGTAATACACGTTTAAGTTCTCTACCCTAAGCATACAAATCACCCGTTCCGAGATAGGCGGTTATTACATCAGGATTGTTCTGAATTTCCTCTGGAAGTCCCTTTGCGATTGTGACGCCGTGATCAAGGACGATAATCCGCTCGCATATGGTCATGACAAGGCTCATGTCGTGTTCAATCAACAGAATCGTCTGCTGAAAGTCCTTTCGAATTCTAAGGATCAGAGCCGCCAGGGCAAGCGTCTCTTCCGGGTTCATCCCCGCGGCCGGCTCGTCCAGCAATAACACTCTCGGTTGCGTCGCTAGAGCTCTGGCAATTTCGAGTTTTCTCTGAAGGCCGTAGGGAAGAGATCCGGCCAGGTCTCGCTCATACTTGTCTAGGCCAAGTGTCTTGAGCAGGGCTCTTGCCTTGCCGCGCATCTGCACTTCTTCACTCCTGTATCCCGGCAGCCCAAAGACGGCAGAAATAACAGAGGACTTCAGGCGCAGGTGGCAGGCCGTAAGCACATTCTCCAGAACTGTCAGCTCTCCGAAGAGGCGGATGTTTTGGAATGTTCTAGCGATACCGGCTGCGGTGATTCTATCTGTCTTCATTCCGGTGATGTCTTTTCCGTCGAGGAGAATCCTGCCTTCGCTTACGTAATATGTATTTGTTATTAGATTGAACACAGTTGTCTTGCCGGCTCCATTAGGTCCTATAAGTCCTACCAGCTCTCCCTCCTGAAGATCGAGATTGAAATCCGAGACCGCAGTGAGTCCGCCGAATCTCTTAGTTACTTGTTCAAGTTTAAGCAGACTCATCTGCATTCCTCCCTCTTGATCTGAATATCCATTCCCATGTGAACTCTTTGTGGCCAAAAAGGCCTCTTCTGAAGAAGATCACAGTAATTACGAGGATCAGAGCAAAGATCAGCATCCTCATGCCGGAAATCCCGGGTATCGTGAAGCCAAATATCGTCATGGGCGATTCCACGAACCTGAGCAGTTCCATCAAGAAGGCAACCGAAATGCCCATCACAAC
The DNA window shown above is from Mesotoga sp. Brook.08.105.5.1 and carries:
- the obgE gene encoding GTPase ObgE; the protein is MLANDQESLVDTGRIYVKAGDGGNGSVSFRREKYIPFGGPDGGDGGRGGHVFLRSTNSINTLYEFKRKKKFIAQSGESGHGSNMAGKKGKDLVIRVPVGTIAYDAESGEIIADLCNPGQIVAIARGGKGGRGNARFVSSTNQAPKAAENGEPGEELFVRLELKILADVALVGFPNVGKSTLISVMSNARPKIANYHFTTLSPNLGVVMANDEQGYIVADVPGLIKGAHQGVGLGHSFLRHIERCKTIVHLLDISESEGRDFLQDYDDIRYELEFYKKELADKPEIVVANKCDLLPQEERENKLEIFRKKIGKDIIPISAATREGVNALKETIWKNVESDHSYLSSMKVEEELPLPQVEPVVLTAPYPEDFRVEKDSEGRYVVLGPAVDFYTRKIRAFKYRDRFIMDKLEKGGLSSKLRNAGIEEGDTVVIDDKEYVFKD
- the nadD gene encoding nicotinate (nicotinamide) nucleotide adenylyltransferase; protein product: MTKNMCSKIKIGIFGGSFDPVHMGHVAVATRAIEKLRLEKLYVIPAYIPPHKVSSTVAPYDLRRSWLKKVFCEVEQACVSDYERERGGISYSLFTVRHFAEVHGCKPFLVIGEDSLVTLESWYEYKALLNEATIVVYPRSEGSVDLPSVEKVVWLDAPRFDLSSTEIRKKIVEGKSIEGLVPDSILDEVTTYYG
- a CDS encoding tRNA-dihydrouridine synthase, which produces MDKQIGLSPMAGYTDEVMRQLSLECGADFVFSEMISVEGVLRGSGKTDEIIPSAPTRIQLFGSCVSRMAKAAARLNGIATWIDINAGCPVRKVTRRGAGSALLRTPEKIAEMIVALKETVDIPVSVKIRLGIENIETEEIIYPILKAKPKAVFIHGRTVSQGYSGAANWEEIERITQILHSEGILSYGSGDMYSPEAIARALRQYSVDGVVVARGAIGNPWIFRQARDLIEFGSYDNLTLPERLNYFLIHFGRLAEAVGEEQAVRDLRKSFAGYTRNIRHASNLRSEYMKCNSLSEVKELFRNYIPERQLSKY
- a CDS encoding ABC transporter ATP-binding protein, with product MLRVENLNVYYGGIHALKGISFNVEEGKIVALIGANGAGKSTTLRSICGLKKVKDGEIVFKSRSITNKSTNEIVRAGMTLVPEGRRIFPNLTVIENLMLGAFLRKDSEGIERDLEWVNTLFPILRERKDQKGGTLSGGEQQMLAIGRALMSRPDLLMLDEPSLGLAPVIVGEVFKVIRKVHEEGKTILLIEQNALGALKLADYAYVLETGRVVLEGKGEELLNNDLVKKSYLGG
- a CDS encoding ABC transporter ATP-binding protein, with amino-acid sequence MSLLKLEQVTKRFGGLTAVSDFNLDLQEGELVGLIGPNGAGKTTVFNLITNTYYVSEGRILLDGKDITGMKTDRITAAGIARTFQNIRLFGELTVLENVLTACHLRLKSSVISAVFGLPGYRSEEVQMRGKARALLKTLGLDKYERDLAGSLPYGLQRKLEIARALATQPRVLLLDEPAAGMNPEETLALAALILRIRKDFQQTILLIEHDMSLVMTICERIIVLDHGVTIAKGLPEEIQNNPDVITAYLGTGDLYA